One Erythrobacter sp. SDW2 genomic region harbors:
- the dprA gene encoding DNA-processing protein DprA: MSLSQSEAFARIRLLRSPNIGPVSYAQLLARFGTAEAALEALPDLAQRGGRAYRAVAAEVVEREVEAVRKAGARYLFHDQPDYPALLGELDSAPPILTFRGDLSLAAKPCVAMVGARNSSAAAVKIAREFAAALAGEGFTVVSGLARGIDGAAHEGALSDPSRATIGVIASGIDIAYPPQHAELQERIGSEALLLAEQPPGTEPRGSHFPSRNRIIAGLAAGTLVVEAAPKSGSLITARLAGEAGREVMAIPGSPLDARSAGCNQLIREGVVLVQGPEDVVELLSSFEGTPRSSFREGGWHDFDHAPEELAKAEPADIASLLTTAPVAVDELIRQSGTSAASVQLALLELEIAGRLERHAAGRVSLR, from the coding sequence TTGTCACTCTCCCAGTCCGAAGCCTTTGCCCGCATCCGGCTGCTGCGCTCGCCTAATATCGGGCCGGTCAGCTATGCCCAGTTGCTGGCGCGGTTCGGCACGGCTGAGGCGGCGCTGGAGGCATTACCCGATCTGGCCCAGCGCGGCGGGCGGGCCTATCGTGCGGTCGCCGCCGAGGTGGTCGAGCGCGAGGTCGAGGCGGTGCGCAAGGCCGGCGCGCGCTACCTGTTCCATGACCAGCCTGACTATCCGGCGCTGCTGGGCGAGCTCGACAGCGCGCCGCCGATCCTCACCTTTCGCGGTGACCTGTCGCTCGCTGCCAAGCCCTGCGTCGCCATGGTCGGCGCGCGCAATTCGAGCGCGGCGGCGGTCAAGATCGCCCGCGAGTTCGCCGCGGCGCTGGCGGGGGAGGGGTTCACTGTGGTCTCGGGGCTGGCACGCGGCATCGACGGCGCGGCGCATGAGGGTGCCTTGAGCGATCCCTCGCGGGCGACCATCGGCGTCATCGCCAGCGGGATCGACATCGCCTATCCGCCGCAGCATGCCGAGCTGCAGGAGCGCATCGGCAGCGAAGCGCTGCTGCTGGCCGAGCAACCGCCGGGCACCGAACCGCGCGGGAGCCACTTCCCCAGCCGCAACCGCATTATCGCTGGCCTCGCGGCAGGCACGCTGGTGGTCGAGGCTGCGCCGAAGTCAGGCTCGCTCATCACCGCGCGGCTGGCGGGCGAGGCGGGCAGGGAGGTCATGGCGATCCCCGGCTCCCCGCTCGATGCCCGTTCTGCCGGGTGCAACCAGCTGATCCGCGAAGGCGTGGTGCTGGTGCAGGGGCCGGAGGATGTGGTCGAACTGCTCAGCAGCTTCGAGGGCACCCCGCGGTCGAGCTTCCGCGAGGGCGGTTGGCACGATTTCGACCACGCGCCGGAGGAACTGGCCAAGGCCGAGCCCGCCGATATTGCGAGCCTGCTGACCACCGCCCCGGTGGCCGTGGACGAACTGATCCGCCAGTCGGGGACAAGCGCCGCGTCGGTGCAACTGGCGCTGCTGGAGTTGGAGATTGCCGGGCGGCTGGAGCGGCACGCGGCTGGGCGGGTGAGTTTAAGATAG
- the plsY gene encoding glycerol-3-phosphate 1-O-acyltransferase PlsY, producing MDFNIDPSLALLLGYAFGSVPFGLILTRMAGMGDVREIGSGNIGATNVLRTGNKGIAAATLLLDGLKGFVPVFLAWGWFTNDIGWAALGAVLGHCFPVWLGFKGGKGVATTAGVCFGLGWPIGLTYAVVWLGMLALTRISSLAGMSAAVASVGAAWYFDRPTFAAALGLIAVIVLWLHRENIGRLRRGEEPKVGSKS from the coding sequence ATGGATTTCAACATCGACCCGTCGCTGGCGCTGCTGCTGGGATACGCCTTCGGCTCGGTGCCGTTCGGCCTGATCCTCACCCGTATGGCCGGCATGGGCGACGTGCGCGAGATCGGCAGCGGCAATATCGGCGCGACCAATGTGCTGCGCACCGGCAACAAGGGGATCGCCGCAGCGACCTTGCTGCTCGACGGGCTCAAGGGCTTCGTCCCGGTGTTTCTTGCCTGGGGCTGGTTCACCAACGATATCGGCTGGGCCGCGCTGGGGGCGGTGCTGGGGCATTGTTTCCCGGTCTGGCTCGGCTTCAAGGGCGGCAAGGGCGTGGCGACCACGGCGGGCGTGTGCTTCGGGCTCGGCTGGCCGATCGGCTTGACCTATGCCGTGGTATGGCTCGGAATGCTGGCGTTGACGCGGATCAGCTCGCTGGCAGGGATGAGCGCAGCCGTCGCCTCGGTCGGGGCGGCGTGGTATTTCGACCGGCCGACCTTCGCCGCGGCGCTGGGGCTGATCGCAGTGATCGTTCTCTGGCTCCACCGCGAGAATATCGGCCGATTGCGCCGGGGCGAGGAGCCCAAGGTGGGCAGCAAGTCGTGA
- the murI gene encoding glutamate racemase, with product MFDSGVGGLTVLAELRKLLPQAPLIYAADLAGLPYGTKSEAEVAARVCGLLGRMSERYHPRAICIACNTASTIALGMVREVLEVPVIGTVPAIKPAAAMTRTGVIGLFGTAATVRQPYVDRLEAEFAEGKTLLRHAAPGLVALAEAKLRGEAVDLAAVRAEVGGLLDAPGGEQIDTVVLACTHFPLLETELAQVFGSQVRFIHGAEGIARRIVAITEGQPFDQQSGDLFIATGEVAGIERLSAQLAEYGLVRIERF from the coding sequence TTGTTCGATTCCGGTGTCGGCGGGCTGACGGTGCTGGCCGAGCTGCGCAAGCTGTTGCCGCAAGCGCCGCTGATCTATGCCGCCGACCTCGCCGGTCTGCCCTATGGCACCAAGAGCGAAGCCGAAGTCGCCGCGCGGGTCTGCGGCCTGCTGGGCCGGATGAGCGAACGCTACCACCCGCGCGCCATTTGCATTGCCTGCAACACCGCCAGCACGATCGCGCTGGGCATGGTCCGCGAAGTGCTCGAGGTGCCGGTGATCGGCACCGTCCCCGCGATCAAGCCGGCTGCCGCGATGACACGGACCGGAGTGATCGGCCTGTTCGGCACCGCCGCGACCGTGCGTCAGCCCTATGTCGACCGGCTCGAGGCCGAGTTCGCCGAGGGCAAGACCCTGCTGCGCCACGCTGCGCCCGGCCTCGTCGCCCTGGCCGAGGCCAAGCTGCGCGGCGAGGCGGTCGATCTTGCGGCGGTCCGGGCCGAGGTCGGCGGACTGCTTGATGCGCCGGGCGGCGAGCAAATCGATACGGTGGTGCTCGCCTGTACCCATTTCCCGTTGCTGGAAACGGAGCTGGCGCAAGTGTTCGGCTCGCAGGTTCGCTTCATCCACGGCGCGGAAGGCATCGCCCGGCGCATTGTTGCGATCACAGAAGGTCAGCCTTTCGATCAGCAGTCCGGGGATCTGTTCATCGCCACCGGCGAAGTGGCGGGAATCGAACGACTTTCCGCGCAACTTGCGGAATATGGCTTGGTGCGGATCGAGCGCTTCTAG
- the hemA gene encoding 5-aminolevulinate synthase — translation MNYDQIFDQAIDRLHAEGRYRVFIDILRNKGAYPNARCFHGHNGPTPITVWCSNDYLAMGQHPKVIAAMEEALHDVGAGSGGTRNIGGNTHYHIELERELAELHGKDAALLFTSGYVSNDATLSTLAKLLPGCVIFSDELNHASMIAGIRNSGAEKRVFRHNDIEHLEELLAAEDPATPKLVAFESVYSMDGDVAPIHAICDLAEKYNALTYIDEVHAVGMYGAHGGGISERDEAAHRIDIIEGTMGKAFGVMGGYIAADRKIVDCIRSYAPGFIFTTSLAPPLVAGVLASVRHLKQSSIEREGQQAAAATLKALMRDAGLPVMDSTTHIVPLMVGDPVRAKKISDILLAEYGVYVQPINFPTVPRGTERLRFTPGPAHSEDMMRELVDALVEIWDRMELALKQAA, via the coding sequence ATGAACTACGATCAGATCTTCGACCAGGCGATCGACCGGCTCCACGCCGAAGGCCGCTACCGGGTCTTCATCGACATCCTGCGCAACAAGGGTGCCTATCCCAACGCGCGGTGCTTCCACGGGCACAACGGGCCCACGCCGATCACGGTATGGTGTTCGAACGACTATCTGGCGATGGGCCAGCACCCCAAGGTGATCGCGGCGATGGAAGAGGCGCTGCACGATGTCGGCGCCGGTTCGGGCGGCACGCGCAATATCGGCGGCAACACCCACTACCATATCGAGCTGGAGCGGGAACTGGCCGAGCTCCACGGCAAGGACGCGGCCTTGCTGTTCACCAGCGGCTATGTCTCCAACGATGCCACGCTCAGCACACTGGCCAAGCTGCTGCCGGGCTGTGTGATCTTCTCGGACGAGCTCAATCATGCCAGCATGATCGCCGGCATCCGCAATTCGGGAGCCGAGAAGCGGGTGTTCCGCCACAACGATATCGAACACCTCGAAGAGCTGCTTGCCGCCGAAGACCCTGCGACGCCCAAGCTGGTTGCCTTCGAAAGCGTCTATTCGATGGACGGCGACGTTGCCCCGATCCACGCGATCTGCGACCTGGCCGAGAAGTACAACGCCCTCACCTATATCGACGAAGTCCACGCTGTCGGCATGTATGGCGCGCATGGGGGCGGCATTTCCGAGCGCGACGAGGCCGCGCACCGGATCGACATTATCGAAGGCACCATGGGCAAGGCCTTCGGCGTGATGGGCGGCTATATCGCGGCCGATCGCAAGATCGTCGACTGCATCCGCAGCTATGCGCCCGGCTTCATCTTCACCACCTCGCTCGCCCCGCCGCTGGTGGCGGGTGTGCTCGCGTCCGTGCGGCACCTGAAGCAGTCGAGCATCGAGCGCGAGGGCCAGCAGGCTGCCGCCGCCACGCTCAAGGCGCTGATGCGCGATGCCGGGCTGCCGGTGATGGACAGCACCACGCATATCGTCCCGCTGATGGTCGGCGATCCCGTCCGCGCCAAGAAAATCAGCGACATCCTGCTCGCCGAATACGGCGTCTATGTGCAGCCGATCAATTTCCCCACCGTACCGCGCGGGACCGAACGCCTGCGCTTTACGCCGGGCCCGGCGCACAGCGAAGATATGATGCGCGAATTGGTCGATGCGCTGGTCGAGATATGGGACCGGATGGAACTGGCACTAAAGCAGGCGGCCTGA
- a CDS encoding cell wall hydrolase produces MSTDHPLRRHVRENAPLLGVVAVMIAAFIGLAALSPGEPTGTGKDASGPAIGKNGTMTSGLDGLPAAANDTVVLSELAPDDARARNALVDFAKVGPGAPRPFQFRGTAADRIRARDCLALAGMAEAGSGDGDQRAVMQVILNRVRHPAFAKTVCGVVFEGSQRATGCQFSFTCDGSLARRYADASWAAARKRAEEMLGGATYAPVGNATHFHADYVYPWWSPQLDKVAQVGAHIFFRWRGHWGTTAALSASYAGTEPDPMALRQTAIDVAEANPLPTLPATPTLLESGEAVRTITATGASDVNGAAVASGSPGSPAAGVHFVIVSGSESPEALVAKARMLCPGDRYCQVYGWSDAGDIPAKLPLPAASRQTLKFSFLPARGGSGEAVYFDCQLFPAPAIGSCLPRARP; encoded by the coding sequence ATGAGCACCGATCATCCCCTGCGGCGGCATGTGCGCGAAAACGCGCCTCTGCTTGGCGTGGTGGCCGTGATGATCGCCGCATTCATCGGACTGGCCGCTCTTTCTCCTGGCGAGCCTACGGGCACAGGCAAGGATGCAAGCGGTCCCGCAATCGGCAAGAACGGCACCATGACGTCAGGGCTCGATGGCCTGCCGGCAGCGGCGAACGATACCGTCGTGCTGTCGGAACTTGCGCCTGACGATGCCCGTGCGCGCAATGCTCTGGTGGACTTCGCCAAGGTCGGCCCTGGCGCACCTAGGCCGTTCCAGTTTCGTGGCACAGCCGCCGACCGGATCCGCGCCCGCGATTGCCTCGCCCTCGCCGGCATGGCCGAGGCCGGCAGCGGCGACGGCGATCAGCGCGCCGTGATGCAGGTAATCCTCAATCGGGTGCGCCATCCGGCCTTCGCCAAGACCGTCTGCGGCGTGGTGTTCGAAGGGTCGCAGCGCGCCACCGGTTGCCAGTTCAGCTTTACCTGCGACGGCTCGCTTGCCCGGCGCTATGCCGATGCCTCATGGGCCGCAGCACGCAAGCGCGCGGAGGAAATGCTCGGCGGTGCCACCTATGCTCCGGTTGGCAATGCGACCCATTTTCATGCCGACTATGTCTATCCCTGGTGGAGCCCCCAGCTCGACAAGGTAGCGCAGGTCGGCGCGCATATCTTTTTCCGCTGGCGCGGGCATTGGGGGACGACTGCCGCGCTATCGGCCAGCTATGCTGGGACGGAGCCTGATCCGATGGCCTTGCGCCAAACCGCGATCGACGTGGCAGAGGCCAATCCCCTGCCGACACTCCCCGCAACGCCGACTCTGCTCGAGAGCGGTGAAGCGGTGCGAACAATCACGGCCACGGGAGCTTCCGACGTCAACGGTGCCGCTGTCGCAAGTGGCAGCCCCGGCTCACCCGCCGCTGGGGTCCACTTCGTGATCGTCTCGGGCAGCGAGTCGCCCGAAGCGCTGGTCGCCAAGGCCCGCATGCTGTGCCCGGGCGACCGCTATTGCCAGGTCTACGGCTGGAGCGATGCAGGCGATATCCCGGCCAAGCTGCCGCTTCCCGCCGCATCACGCCAGACACTGAAATTCAGCTTTCTGCCCGCCCGTGGCGGCAGTGGCGAGGCCGTCTACTTCGATTGCCAGCTGTTCCCGGCCCCGGCCATCGGCAGTTGTCTTCCCCGCGCCAGACCCTAG